The following are encoded together in the Lactuca sativa cultivar Salinas chromosome 1, Lsat_Salinas_v11, whole genome shotgun sequence genome:
- the LOC111893745 gene encoding CBL-interacting serine/threonine-protein kinase 12 yields the protein MATKSSTTTTTTTTTRKEGHGLLLGRFEIGKLLGHGSFAKVYLARNVKTNESVAIKVIDKEKIMKGGLIAHIKREISILRRVRHPNIVQLFEVMATKGKIFFVMEYVKGGELFNKVAKGRLKEEVARKYFQQLISAVGFCHARGVFHRDLKPENILLDEDGDLKVSDFGLSAISEQIKGDGLFHTFCGTPAYVAPEVLGRKGYEAAKVDIWSCGIILFVLMAGYLPFHDQNIMVMYKKIYKGDFRCPRWFSPELTRLLRRLLDINPETRITIPEIMENKWFKKGFRHIKFYFDDDKLCSVKHSEIEDDIDYSSDQSSYSESESETETKRRLTSLARPASLNAFDLISFSRGFSLSGLFEDGVEESRFLTREPVSTIILKLEEIAKLVKFTVRKKDCRVSLEGSREGVKGPLTIAVEIFELTPLLSVVEVKKKAGDKGEYDDFCNKELRPRFQSLTVTGHSGEPSSHLPSDNELIKKDDQTGTV from the coding sequence ATGGCAACAAAATCATCCACCACCACcacgaccaccaccaccacaagaaAAGAAGGCCATGGCCTCCTCCTTGGTCGGTTCGAGATCGGAAAACTCCTTGGTCATGGCAGTTTCGCTAAAGTCTACCTTGCTCGCAACGTCAAAACCAATGAATCCGTCGCCATTAAAGTCATCGACAAAGAGAAAATCATGAAAGGCGGTTTAATCGCCCACATCAAACGCGAGATCTCCATCCTCCGCCGTGTACGACATCCAAACATCGTTCAGCTGTTCGAGGTAATGGCAACAAAGGGTAAGATCTTCTTCGTTATGGAATACGTTAAAGGTGGTGAATTGTTCAATAAAGTCGCTAAAGGTCGATTAAAAGAAGAAGTCGCCAGAAAGTATTTCCAACAACTGATTTCCGCAGTAGGGTTTTGTCATGCTCGTGGTGTTTTCCATCGAGATTTAAAACCCGAAAACATATTATTAGACGAAGATGGTGATTTGAAGGTCTCCGATTTTGGTCTCAGTGCAATCTCCGAACAAATCAAAGGCGACGGTTTGTTCCATACCTTTTGCGGTACTCCGGCGTATGTCGCGCCGGAGGTATTAGGCCGGAAAGGCTACGAAGCTGCAAAAGTCGACATCTGGTCCTGTGGAATCATCTTATTCGTGTTAATGGCTGGTTACTTACCATTTCATGACCAGAACATAATGGTTATGTATAAGAAGATTTACAAAGGAGATTTCCGATGTCCCAGATGGTTCTCGCCGGAGCTAACAAGGTTACTCAGACGACTTCTCGACATAAATCCCGAAACCCGAATCACAATCCCCGAGATTATGGAAAACAAGTGGTTCAAAAAGGGGTTTCGGCATATTAAATTCTATTTCGACGACGATAAGTTATGTAGTGTGAAACACAGCGAAATCGAAGACGACATCGATTATTCTTCCGATCAATCTTCATATTCCGAATCGGAAAGTGAAACCGAGACTAAACGGCGGCTCACAAGCTTGGCAAGACCTGCAAGTTTAAACGCTTTCGATCTGATTTCATTCTCTCGTGGGTTTAGTTTGTCGGGTTTATTCGAAGATGGTGTGGAGGAATCACGCTTTCTGACACGGGAACCAGTTTCCACCATTattttgaagcttgaagagaTTGCAAAACTAGTGAAGTTTACAGTGAGGAAGAAGGATTGCAGGGTGAGTTTGGAAGGATCTAGGGAAGGAGTTAAAGGTCCATTAACGATTGCAGTTGAGATCTTCGAATTAACGCCTCTATTGAGTGTGGTTGAAGTTAAAAAGAAAGCTGGAGATAAAGGAGAATACGATGATTTTTGTAACAAAGAACTTAGGCCAAGATTTCAGTCACTCACGGTGACTGGTCATTCAGGCGAACCCTCATCACATTTGCCTTCTGATAATGAATTAATTAAGAAAGACGATCAAACGGGTACTGTTTAA